In a genomic window of Nodosilinea sp. PGN35:
- a CDS encoding ribonuclease HII, producing the protein MVSDRPPAAKIAGVDEVGRGCLFGPVVAAAVVLSPDACLRLQALGVTDSKRLSAAQRASLVGPIQALATDYALGLATVHDIERLNILHASLLAMTRALRRLTTPPDLCLIDGNQPIRNLGLSQQTVVQGDRLHTEIAAASILAKVWRDRLIVRLDRRYPGYHLARNKGYGSAAHRLALQTLGPTPQHRRSFKGCSQGQRTDNESSLYTSD; encoded by the coding sequence GTGGTTAGCGATCGCCCTCCGGCGGCCAAGATCGCTGGGGTCGATGAGGTGGGGCGAGGCTGTCTGTTTGGCCCCGTGGTGGCAGCGGCGGTGGTGCTGTCCCCGGATGCCTGTCTGCGGCTTCAAGCCCTGGGGGTAACCGACAGCAAGCGCCTCAGCGCTGCCCAGCGGGCCAGCCTGGTAGGGCCTATCCAGGCCCTAGCCACCGACTATGCCCTGGGGCTAGCCACAGTTCACGACATTGAGCGGCTCAACATTCTGCACGCCAGCCTGCTGGCCATGACCAGGGCGCTGCGCCGCCTCACCACGCCACCAGACTTATGCCTCATTGACGGCAATCAGCCGATCCGCAATCTAGGGCTCTCTCAGCAGACGGTGGTGCAGGGCGATCGCCTGCACACCGAAATTGCCGCCGCCAGCATTTTGGCCAAGGTGTGGCGCGATCGCCTGATCGTGCGCCTCGACCGCCGCTACCCCGGCTATCACTTGGCCCGCAACAAGGGCTACGGCAGCGCCGCCCACCGCCTAGCGCTGCAAACCCTGGGGCCAACCCCCCAGCACCGCCGCTCCTTTAAAGGGTGCAGCCAGGGCCAGAGAACTGATAACGAATCCAGCCTGTACACCTCCGACTAG